ACCgcatctgtctgtctggttACCAGGTTTGAAATGAGATCTCGAGTGGAAGATAAAGCGCTATCTGATGTTTTGACAGGCTTTTGTGACTGGCATTTCACAGGCGGATAGAAATCTGTGGACAAAACAAGCATTGGCTGTCGGACCAGCCGCCATGTGGGACGGACAGATAGACTGTCTCTGACAAGAAGCCTTATTAGCACTAGTATTTAACTGTGGTTGTGGGTTGAGAGACAGGACGaatgtgtgtatgggtgtgtgtttgtgatgtgtcCACATTCAtcccagccaaaaaaaaaatatcaacttttGTGTATATCAGAGCGCAACTACACATTACTGAAACagaatgaatattttgttgaccATAACTCAAACATAGTAACAATTATATTACAAATAATTCAAACGGAATAAATATTATGTTCATATTATTCAAACAGAAGGACGATTATGTTCGACATTAccaaaaaagaatgaatatttGCGTTGATTCTGGGTAGTATGGGTGCTCCTATCTCTTTTCCACACATAAAAATGCCCATACATTCGCAGGGGTCATCCGACCCGACGTGCATTTTCATACATGGAAAAGGAGGTAGGACCGCTTCATGCAACCTGGCTCAGAGATATGGGACTGCGTGGGGTAACTGTATCCGTCTGTCTGCTGTGCAGCATGCTCCACCCCTTGATTGCCGTCTGTCCTGACATTCTCTGCCTCAGCCGCGTCTTGCAGGTCCTCATCACGAACGCCGCTGCAAGGCGGCCAGCGAGCTGGAGAGCTTTGCACACGACACCAGCTGTCCTGGAAGTCTTCGCAAAAATGTCAATCAACGCCTGCTATGGCTTCCATCGCAATCCAGACTGCATTTTTCTTCGACTTTCGCGGCGTTGGACGTGGTGTCTGCATGGCAAAAGACAGAGATGAGAGGGACAGACAGATAGACGAAGAGAGCAGGTAACTTCCAACCACGACTCCGTGACTgaagaagttttgttttattctgggAGGAAGAAGCTGAATCACAATTTTTGccattgaaatatatatttttctccaACATATCCTTGATAGTCCTGACTCTCTGATGTTGGTTTAAACGTAAAACAATGACCAGAAAAGATTTCGGTTTGAATCCAGCAGTGCTGGGACAGTCCAGCTGGACCCCAacttcctctcctccctctacTCCCAGCCCTACCCTCCTCCTGTCAGATGGAGCGATTGTGAACGCGACGTCATCGCCCTATGACCGTTTCCTGGCCACCACCCTCACCTCCGAGGCAGGGTGGGGTCGGGATCTTCTCAACATCACCTCCACGGATTCCAGCAGCGTCGTCTGGTGCCGCAACGAGTCGGCCATGCCGCACGAAGAGACGTTCGTTGAATTCTACGAGACGGCGCGATTCGTGACCGGCCTCATCCTCTACCCCTGCATCTGCATCCCGGGGTTGCTGGGCAACGCTCTGACCCTCATCGTGTTGTGGGAGCGCAACATGCGGACGTCTACCAACGCCTTCCTCTCGGCACTGGCCGTCTCCGACTCCATCAAGCTCATCAACGACCTTCTCTACTTTCTCAGTATCCTGCTCCTGCGCACCGACGACACCATCGGCAACCGCGCCTACGGCTACCTGTACCCGTACGCCCACTTCATCTTCAGCATGTCGGTGTGCGTGTCGTCCTGGCTGACGGTGTCCGTGGCGGTGGAGCGCTACATCATGGTTTGCCACCCGACACGCGCTCGCCACCTGTGCAGTCGTCAACGGGCCGTCACCGTCTGCGTCGCCGTCTTCGTCATCATGACGACGCTGGCCCTGCCGTCGGCTTTGAGGTATGGCGGAAGAAACCATTAAGTGCTGAACAGCTATTCTTAACCGGAAAAAATAATGGATGAAGGTTTGACCTAGCTTAGCAAAGGTTTTCTTGATACAACTGTCATGTCAAAATGTTGCCAAACTAAATCAAATCCTCgtttatatatttttccagTTAGGAAGAGTCTTAGTGCATGAATCGGGACAATGGTCGACATCCGGGACCATGCAgtaaaaatctgacaaaaagTCACACGGTGTGATCCTGACATCATTGcatcatatttgtttttattattttcggTATTAAATAACAGATGAGACACGTTGTCcactgttttacattttatggTTTTCCGGCAATGTCACGGCACTTTCTGTCTGGTCCCCAACTTCGGCTGTTGTTCTGCTTCGTACATTAGCTCTGAAGCACGAAGACCGGTGTCATTAGCTCAACACAGGAAATGCACGTGCATCGCGCGTGACTGCCCCGAGACTTTTCCGAGATCAACGTGATCTACCGCCTGCAAAATTTCTCCATTATACGTGTGCGTGCACTCTTTACAGCTGTGCACTCGTTTTTTTAGGGGGAAGGACAAGGGgtaaaatgtgtgcatgttgaAACTGTAAGTTTTCTCCGTTTATTCTTTGACAAAATTTTGCTGACTGCACACTTTCGTTTTTTGAACAAACGTCGCTACAATAAATCTGTCTTTTCCGTTGGCAAAACGGCTCGAAATAAGCCTGTCCTCTTGGTGAACCACACATTTCTCTACTAAAAATCTTTTTCCGCACGACTAAAGGGAATGAAATTCAAAAAAAGATGCAATATCTACTTGGCTAACCTTTTCTCATGTAACAatgtaacaatatatatatatacacagaaagaaagtgttTCCCTGTTTGGCAGTGATCTTATGCAAAATAACAGCAGAAGAAACAAAGTGTACTGTTTACACAATATGCAGTATTACTAATGctaactttttttctggtagcaataagatatatatagcgcatttccctGCTTAGGAGGGGGTCCAATACtcttaaacgaaaaaaaaaagaaaaaacaaaagaaacaaatgcaacGATACAgtttgtagagaaaaaaatgtagagatgAAAGGATGGGAAAGGTGgcaagaaaaggagaacaatAGCTTCTGGAGATATTCACTAAATTGTATGTGTAATTTCCATATACCTCTCTCTGTTATCTATCTCCTCGTCTGATAACATGGTTTTTAGCGTATCTTTATTCCGTAAGCATCTTATTTCTGACAGCCTTAATATCAGCTTCATGGTGATCAGCTTGAGACTAACACCTGAATGTAAAATGGTTTTGCACCACAAACTAAAGTCTGTGGACATTGATGATGAGGCTTTCATCTGATACTCTCATGTTCTGTTCCGGATAGATTCTCTGTTCTCTTCTCTGTCTGAGGTTtgtccttctcctcctcccttctcacCCTTGAGCTCGGTCTGGTTTTGATGAGTGCCGCCCTTGACAAGTTTGCTACAATTGACTTTACATTCTGGTCAATGGACTCTGTTGAGGTTTCGGCATTCCCGACACGATCCTTCCTGGTTCCAGAGCTTTCTCCGCGACCATTGTCATTGATTACCGTTTCTGCCCGCCTTTTCCACATCTCGTTGGCGTTCTCCAGGGTTTTGTCCTGTGCCATGTCCTCCACACTCTCTACAAGCAGCCCCCTGTCATTGGTCGTTGAGCGTCCTGGCCTTCATTTTCTCGCCTCAACAGGCAACTACTCAGCCCTCCACCGACAGAAATTCTTTCCTCCAACAGTAACTGCTATTCTGACATTCGGAACTGttttactgaaaacaaattcaaattGAACCCTGACAAGACTAAAGCGATGGTCATTGACACTGGAGAGCACCTTTCTactgtctctttctcttgtcttcgaCTTTCACCACGATCTTCATTATTGTCCAGAATGAATGGTAATTATACTTCTAGAATTCCCCCTCTCCATGCAGATACGCATCTCTTCGTTGAAAAAATCTTGGGTGGTTTCATCACCGATGTCTCTCCACCATCCCAACGCTGAGTACTGATTTCATTTTCAAgctacctttttctttcttctcttctatcTAGATTACTTCAACTCCTTTTATCCTGGTCTTTCTTATTCCTCACACTATATTCCACATTCGCTTGAAACATTCTCCGCCAGTCTCTCTCTTTAAACGGTTTCAAGGGACAAGATGCGTCTTTCCAGTGACTTTCAAAACACTTCCCAGCGCATTAAACTGTTTCACGAAAACAATCCCCTCTACAACTCTGAATGTTCTGGGAATAAATTTCTTCAACTCCATGTTTGCGTATCAGGTTCTCCTTTAACAGCTAGGTTAATTGCAGGAGGTGAAATACGCTGCGCAGCAATGGGCATCGAACCATTGGCCTATCCTCTTCACTTATGTATGTATTAGATGTATTATGCATACATGTAGGCATGCATTGTCTTTCACGGAAATAGCCTCAGATATGCATCGAATCCATGCAGTTCGTGAAGAACTAGCCCTTCTTGCGGTCTTAACACTGATGTTTATTGGGACAAGCAGATCCGGGTATCTTGGCGATCATTACACCAGCGTTCTCTCTCGTGACACTTCTGTGGCGCTCCTGCCCCCCACAAGCAAGAGGAGCTATAACAAACAGCCATCCTCAACAATACAAGCGCTACATCTTGCAAAAGCAGTATGATCAAAACGGTAATGAACACTGCGATAAGAAAATACAATTGGCCTGTCTTCAAAGGGAACAAAGTCGTAAAGATATTTGGCGGAACATAAGGTCTAAACGGTAAAATGCAAAAAGAGAATTCGGATAAGCCAAGATTCCTGCATTATGTGTctgtcatgaaaaaaaaatgtctaagaAGTTGTTTTGTAAACGTTGTTCTTACACAGTTTTATGAGAAAGAAATGCATGTTACTTCCTCACCTGCGATATCACTAGTGTGACCTCATCCTCCtgcaactgttttctttttttaaaaagtcgttCGCCAGACACGTGGCTAGAGACAAAAGGATTCGTGTTATTTTCCCTCTCATAAATTCTTGTTTACTGGTAGTAAAACCAATGACGGTTTCATGGATATTCGGATATCAAAAAGTCAGGAATAGCCAATGAAAAAACAAGTATTGTGAGAGAAATAAACACAGGTACATAAAGGTCTCATAAGTACAGTCGGCTTCttaaagaaaagttaaataaataattgctttCGTAAAGAAATTGCCATCAGGAAGGCTTTAAAAAAGGGTTAGGTCTATAGTAAGCTCAAAGGCCGGGTGCTAATGACCCCAAACATAACcgaaaaacaaaactttgtagGGAGAGTTGAATGCTGCTGAGATAGTCTGTAAGAGCCAGACTGAATTTTTCTCTATCCAGGGCTTGTATCACATGGCTTTTAAGTCCAAATAAACCACACACATCCCACaatacacgcacatacacatatatctcacaatgcacacacatcacacacaactTGGATTTTAGCGAGCAGCCAGACACCCTGACAACAAACTTTTGCATTGAAATCCAAACTTATTCTCTGTAAATGTCCAGCCACAGGACTGTGAAGACCACAAGCATCTTCAAATGTCCACTGGCTCCTGTCTGCCCTTTGCTTGCCATTCAGCTAGTACTTCCTCTCCACCACGTCCCTAATGACATGTCAGCTGAATTGTTTTCGTTTCctgatttgtttattgtttattggaGTAATGGGTTTCGTAagtagtttgtttatttatcaaacagagctttgtgtttttgtcttctctATCCGCTGTCTGCAAAGAAAATACTGTATAGGACGAGCGATTGGCGAGCAGAAGTAATCAGTCTTTTTTATAAACAGGACAAAATAAATTCTAGAAGTTCAACACGTGCGGCTTGACCTGTCCTTGCCATACTGACTCAATCACTCCGATTGAACCTCATGCCATCTGTCTATGACAGTCTTTCTGTCTTGTGTGTCCATCTGTCTCCTTGTTTGtctgtatttatgtttatgtttattccctctatgtgtgtgaaagagagtgaaagaTCGGCCTATTCATCTTCTCCCAACGTGTGCGTGCATGGACCCTCTAGCTGACATCTCTCTTGACGCATGCGCCGTGTGCCCGTACAGGTACAAGACGGTGGAGTGCGTGGTGCCGGACACGGGCGCCATCATGTTGGAGGTGCAGCTGACGGAGATGTGGCGCAACCCGACGTTCGTGGAGGCCTACAACTGGGCGCAGAACCTGCTGCGCTCCGTCATTccgctgctggtgctggtggcgCTCAACACCTGCATCATCAGCGCCGTGCGCAAGACGCGCGCCAACAAGAAGAACAACTCGCGCCACCGCGTCACCGTCATGATGATCATCGTCATCCTCGCCTTCCTCGTCTGCATCACGCCCGACGCCATCATGTCCACCGTCTTCAACCTGGGCTACCACGAGGCCTCCAACCTCGTCAAGGGCATCCGCGAGTTCACGGACACGCTGCTGGCCTTTAACGCTGCCACCAACTTCGTCATCTACTGCCTCTTCAACAAGGTCTTCCTGCAGAGCTTCCAGCGGCTGTGCTGCAAGACCACGGTGACCAAGAAATGGCAGACCGAGATGGACGAGTCGCAGTACAAGCGCCTGAGCGACGCCAAGCCCAACTTCAACAACAACTGCTCGCCGCAGAGGTTGTGACCTGCTGACCCAATGACCTTTGTGACCTGTCGCGCGCAAGAGTAAGGTtgtgtgctgctgctgttgctgttgctgctgctgctgctgctgcttctcgTGTGTCTCGCGCGGCCGGGAAAAGGATGTAGGTAGGGAAAGGGGGAACGAGGTTGGCGAAGGATGAGGGCGGACTTTCACGAGCTGATTTTCGTCCTCGTTGATGAACACTGGTGACGATAAGGAGGAGGAAGACCACGACGACGATAGCAAGTTATTTTTTGATGTACTGTCCCTGCTGTCGCCCCTTACTCTGTAATTTTCACGCTGGCTTTGTCTAAGGTTATTGTAACACAGCACAGAAAGGAATCTGATAGCCGTGGAGGgtctttagctttagctaagcTATATAACACGACCCAACTATGACTGAGTGTGTGAAAGAGGCTTCAACTGTGTGTGAAGAGACTTCAGCTATGTGTGAATGAGGCGTGAGTGTGCGGGTGGGCACCTTGTGTGATGGGGATGGGCTGGGAGGGATGTGTGGTCGTATTCGCACACAAGGGAATAATCCGGGGGGGAAGCCATCGGTAACCTTTGGTGGCTTTGGTAGCTAAAGAAAGAAGATGGATAAATACCCATTTTGTGTGATTTGATGTCTTCTTGCACCCGTTTACTAACCTCACGCTGTACATTGCTCCTCACTTTTTGACAGTTTGCTTCAGCGGGTGACCATCAGTTAGTCACTGAGGAACACTGGCGACCACAGCATGTGTGTAACAGTCACTAAATTGTTGACCACGAGGAATTTTCTGTAGAACCCATTCTGTGACAGAAGAACAAAGCATGGGATTGGcgtgttgttttattatttttttttaaagattgtgcCTCCCCATTGGTCAGATTTGTACAATGGAGTGACGGAAGCCATCTTGACAACTGGTCATTGCTGAGTAAGTTGGAGCATCTTGGTGTACAgaattcttgttcttaaacCGTTTTTGTCAAAACTGATAATCAtcgttttatgttttttaattctttttctttttgaagtttttttcaaCCTTTTCCGTAAACTTGTTTACCATTTTGCGTGTCTATCTTTGTTAGAGGATAAGAAccctttttgttgtttcttaccAAAGATCGCTGTATCCAGgtgaaaaaaagtgaacagtGTAATGTTACAATAGTTTTATCTGGCATCAGATGGCAACACTTGCTGACGAgaaaaaatttttgctttttcaaagGCTGACAATAATTACAAGAGAAGGCCTTGCTGTTTTAGTGTCTGAATGATGATGTGGGGGATAATAAAGAACATCTTCCTCTCAGCTCTCGTCGGTGCTCGACACCATTGAGGATAACACCAGATGCACTGCTCTTTGTCTCCTGCTGTTCACTTTGTACTCTGT
The Pomacea canaliculata isolate SZHN2017 linkage group LG2, ASM307304v1, whole genome shotgun sequence genome window above contains:
- the LOC112557747 gene encoding nociceptin receptor-like — protein: MTRKDFGLNPAVLGQSSWTPTSSPPSTPSPTLLLSDGAIVNATSSPYDRFLATTLTSEAGWGRDLLNITSTDSSSVVWCRNESAMPHEETFVEFYETARFVTGLILYPCICIPGLLGNALTLIVLWERNMRTSTNAFLSALAVSDSIKLINDLLYFLSILLLRTDDTIGNRAYGYLYPYAHFIFSMSVCVSSWLTVSVAVERYIMVCHPTRARHLCSRQRAVTVCVAVFVIMTTLALPSALRYKTVECVVPDTGAIMLEVQLTEMWRNPTFVEAYNWAQNLLRSVIPLLVLVALNTCIISAVRKTRANKKNNSRHRVTVMMIIVILAFLVCITPDAIMSTVFNLGYHEASNLVKGIREFTDTLLAFNAATNFVIYCLFNKVFLQSFQRLCCKTTVTKKWQTEMDESQYKRLSDAKPNFNNNCSPQRL